In a single window of the Phaeobacter sp. G2 genome:
- the gyrB gene encoding DNA topoisomerase (ATP-hydrolyzing) subunit B, with amino-acid sequence MSDNEQNPAEYGADSIKVLKGLEAVRKRPGMYIGDTDDGSGLHHMVYEVVDNGIDEALANHADHVRVTIHADSSVSVYDNGRGIPVGIHEEEGVSAAEVIMTQLHAGGKFDSNSYKVSGGLHGVGVSVVNALSDWLELRIWREGKEHVARFEHGDTAEHLKVVQECGDRTGTEVRFMASTDTFSNLEYSFETLEKRLRELAFLNSGVKIILIDERPAERLESELIYEGGVKEFVKYLDRSKTPVMDTPVYITGEKDDIGVEVAMWWNDSYHESVLPFTNNIPQRDGGTHLAGFRGALTRTINNYAQSSGIAKKEKVSFTGDDAREGLTCVLSVKVPDPKFSSQTKDKLVSSEVRPVVESLVNEKLAEWFEENPNQAKQIVGKVVEAALAREAARKARELTRRKNPMDLNFLSSKLKDCSDKDPVNTEIFLVEGDSAGGSAQTGRDRKTQAILPLKGKILNVERARFDRMLGSQEIGNMVMALGTGIGRDEFNIDKLRYHKIVIMTDADVDGAHIRTLLLTFFYRQMPELIEGGYLYIAQPPLYKVARGKSEVYLKDQAEMDDYLVNQGVEGATLKLGSGEELVGQDLIRVVDEARQLKRVLDAFPTHYPRHILEQAAVAGAFVPGAVDADLQGVADRVATRLDLIALEYEKGWQGRITQDHGIRLARILRGVEEVRTLDGPMLRSGEARKTGSFTKSLQEVYGTSGQLVRRDRAQAIHGPLDLLKAIMEEGEKGLTLQRYKGLGEMNPDQLWETTLDPDARTLLQVRVDDVIGADDLFTKLMGDVVEPRREFIQKNALSVENLDF; translated from the coding sequence ATGTCTGATAACGAACAGAACCCAGCTGAATATGGTGCCGATTCCATTAAGGTTCTCAAAGGGTTGGAGGCAGTTCGCAAACGTCCTGGCATGTATATCGGTGACACCGATGACGGCTCTGGTCTGCACCATATGGTCTATGAGGTGGTGGACAACGGAATTGATGAGGCCCTGGCCAATCATGCCGATCACGTTCGGGTCACAATTCATGCGGACAGTTCCGTTTCCGTCTATGACAACGGGCGTGGGATTCCGGTGGGCATCCACGAAGAAGAAGGCGTTTCAGCGGCTGAAGTCATCATGACCCAGCTGCACGCGGGCGGCAAATTTGACAGCAACTCCTATAAGGTGTCTGGCGGTCTGCACGGGGTGGGGGTTTCGGTTGTAAACGCCCTGTCCGACTGGCTGGAACTGCGGATCTGGCGCGAAGGCAAAGAACACGTCGCGCGGTTTGAACATGGCGATACTGCTGAGCATCTGAAGGTTGTGCAGGAGTGTGGCGATAGAACCGGCACCGAAGTGCGATTTATGGCTTCGACCGACACGTTTTCGAACCTGGAATACTCGTTTGAGACGCTGGAAAAGCGCCTGCGTGAGCTGGCCTTCTTGAACTCCGGCGTCAAGATCATCCTGATTGATGAACGCCCGGCAGAACGGCTGGAATCGGAGCTGATTTATGAAGGCGGCGTCAAAGAGTTTGTCAAATACCTGGACCGCTCAAAGACCCCGGTGATGGATACCCCGGTCTATATCACCGGCGAAAAGGACGACATCGGTGTCGAGGTGGCGATGTGGTGGAACGACAGCTACCATGAATCGGTGCTGCCCTTTACCAATAACATTCCACAGCGCGACGGCGGCACCCACCTGGCGGGGTTCCGTGGGGCGCTGACCCGGACGATCAACAACTATGCCCAGTCCAGCGGCATTGCCAAAAAAGAGAAGGTCTCTTTCACCGGCGATGATGCCCGCGAAGGGCTGACCTGCGTCTTGTCCGTCAAGGTGCCGGATCCCAAATTCTCCAGCCAGACCAAGGATAAACTGGTCTCCTCCGAGGTGCGCCCGGTGGTCGAGAGCCTGGTGAACGAAAAGCTGGCGGAATGGTTTGAGGAAAACCCAAACCAGGCCAAACAGATCGTCGGCAAGGTTGTCGAGGCAGCGCTGGCCCGCGAAGCCGCTCGCAAGGCGCGCGAGCTGACCCGCCGCAAAAACCCGATGGATCTCAACTTTCTCAGCTCTAAACTGAAAGACTGCTCGGACAAGGATCCGGTCAATACCGAAATCTTCCTGGTGGAGGGGGATTCCGCTGGTGGCTCTGCCCAGACTGGGCGTGACCGGAAAACCCAGGCGATCCTGCCGCTCAAGGGTAAAATCCTGAATGTCGAGCGCGCGCGATTTGACCGCATGCTGGGGAGCCAGGAAATTGGCAACATGGTCATGGCCCTGGGCACCGGCATTGGCCGGGACGAGTTCAACATCGACAAGCTGCGCTACCATAAGATCGTCATCATGACCGATGCGGATGTTGATGGTGCCCATATCCGAACGCTGCTGTTGACCTTCTTCTACCGCCAGATGCCTGAGCTGATCGAAGGCGGTTACCTTTATATCGCCCAGCCACCGCTGTACAAAGTGGCGCGCGGCAAGTCCGAGGTGTACCTGAAAGACCAGGCCGAAATGGATGACTATCTGGTCAATCAGGGCGTCGAAGGGGCAACGCTGAAACTGGGCTCCGGCGAAGAGCTGGTTGGTCAGGATCTGATCCGCGTTGTCGATGAGGCGCGTCAGTTGAAACGGGTTCTGGACGCCTTTCCGACCCATTATCCGCGCCATATTCTGGAGCAGGCAGCAGTGGCTGGCGCCTTTGTGCCTGGTGCCGTTGATGCCGACTTGCAGGGCGTTGCCGACCGGGTTGCGACGCGGCTTGATCTCATTGCGCTGGAATATGAAAAGGGCTGGCAGGGCCGGATTACCCAGGATCACGGCATCCGTCTGGCCCGCATTCTGCGCGGGGTCGAAGAGGTGCGCACCCTGGACGGCCCCATGCTGCGATCCGGTGAAGCGCGTAAAACCGGCAGCTTTACCAAAAGCTTGCAGGAAGTTTACGGAACCTCTGGCCAGTTGGTGCGACGGGATCGCGCCCAGGCAATCCATGGGCCGCTTGATCTGTTGAAGGCCATCATGGAAGAGGGCGAAAAAGGCCTGACGCTGCAGCGCTACAAAGGTCTGGGCGAAATGAACCCGGATCAGCTGTGGGAAACCACCCTGGACCCGGATGCCCGCACCCTGTTGCAGGTCCGTGTCGACGATGTGATTGGGGCAGATGATCTGTTTACCAAACTGATGGGCGACGTGGTTGAGCCAAGACGCGAGTTCATTCAGAAAAACGCCCTGAGCGTCGAAAACCTGGATTTCTAA
- a CDS encoding LysE family translocator, protein MSLSVWDLLLYAGALFVLFLTPGPVWLALMARAVSGGFQAAWPLAVGVAIGDLIWPLVAIGGMSWLASSLGEVMLVLRWGACLMFVIMGCLVIRGAGRKVAENRALTRPGAWAGFVAGVAVIMGNPKAILFYMGLLPGFFDLGALGWVDVVVIICLSFAVPLLGNLAMAALVHSLRAVIASPEAMRRLNLTSGALLIGVGLLLPFT, encoded by the coding sequence ATGAGCCTGTCTGTCTGGGATCTGCTGCTCTATGCGGGTGCCCTGTTTGTGCTGTTTCTGACGCCGGGGCCGGTGTGGCTGGCGCTGATGGCGCGGGCGGTCTCTGGTGGGTTTCAGGCGGCCTGGCCCCTGGCTGTGGGCGTGGCCATTGGCGATCTGATCTGGCCGTTGGTGGCGATTGGCGGCATGTCCTGGCTGGCCAGCAGCCTGGGCGAGGTGATGCTGGTGCTGCGTTGGGGGGCCTGCCTGATGTTTGTCATCATGGGCTGTCTGGTGATCCGCGGGGCGGGGCGAAAGGTTGCCGAGAACCGGGCCTTGACCCGGCCGGGTGCCTGGGCCGGATTTGTGGCGGGGGTTGCTGTGATCATGGGAAATCCCAAGGCAATCCTGTTCTACATGGGGCTGTTGCCCGGCTTTTTTGACCTTGGCGCGCTTGGCTGGGTCGATGTTGTGGTGATCATTTGCCTATCCTTTGCGGTGCCGCTGTTGGGCAACTTGGCGATGGCGGCCTTGGTGCATTCCCTGCGGGCGGTGATTGCCTCGCCAGAGGCCATGCGGCGGCTCAACCTGACCTCGGGCGCATTGCTGATCGGGGTTGGGCTGCTGCTGCCCTTTACCTGA
- the rarD gene encoding EamA family transporter RarD: protein MSQKTRENIDTPQGLAFAISAYVLWGFLPLYMKLVSHIPAAEVVAHRVLWSVPVAGLLLVVMGRTRDLRAALKSPRTLAMACVTAALISVNWGIYVWSIASGHALDAALGYYINPLFSIALGSLLLRERLTPTQLVAIALAAAAVVVLTVEAGRLPWVAIALTLSWGFYAFFKKQLPVGPNQGFMLEVLILTPPALGYLAYASATGGTHFQGVDIWLLMGCGLVTAVPLIVYANGAKLLRLSTIGILQYIAPTMIFLIAVFVFGEEFGRARMIAFPMIWMALVIYSIPLIRQLRSQPKPAV, encoded by the coding sequence ATGTCCCAGAAAACGCGTGAAAACATTGATACTCCGCAGGGGTTGGCCTTTGCTATTTCCGCCTATGTTTTGTGGGGGTTCCTGCCGCTATACATGAAACTGGTGTCCCATATTCCTGCGGCAGAGGTGGTGGCGCATCGGGTGCTTTGGTCGGTGCCGGTGGCGGGGCTGCTGTTGGTGGTCATGGGGCGGACCAGGGATCTACGCGCCGCGCTGAAAAGCCCGCGCACGTTGGCCATGGCCTGTGTGACGGCGGCGCTGATCTCGGTGAATTGGGGGATTTACGTTTGGTCGATTGCCTCGGGCCATGCGCTGGATGCTGCCCTTGGCTATTACATCAACCCGCTGTTCAGTATTGCCCTGGGCTCCCTGCTGCTGCGCGAGCGACTGACGCCAACGCAACTGGTGGCCATTGCTCTGGCTGCTGCTGCTGTGGTGGTCCTGACGGTCGAGGCCGGGCGGCTGCCCTGGGTGGCAATTGCGCTGACGCTGAGCTGGGGCTTTTATGCATTCTTCAAGAAACAGCTACCGGTTGGCCCCAATCAGGGCTTTATGCTGGAAGTGCTGATCCTGACGCCTCCGGCGCTGGGGTATCTGGCCTATGCTTCGGCCACCGGCGGAACCCATTTCCAGGGCGTGGATATCTGGCTGTTGATGGGCTGTGGGCTGGTGACGGCAGTGCCGCTGATTGTCTATGCCAATGGGGCAAAACTGCTGCGGCTTTCGACCATTGGCATCTTGCAGTACATCGCGCCAACGATGATTTTCCTGATCGCGGTTTTTGTCTTTGGTGAGGAGTTCGGCCGCGCCCGGATGATTGCCTTCCCTATGATCTGGATGGCCTTGGTGATTTATTCGATCCCGCTGATCCGACAGCTGCGTAGCCAGCCCAAGCCCGCCGTTTAA
- the recF gene encoding DNA replication/repair protein RecF, with protein MLALTELTLSHFRSHLRAELHLDGRPVAIHGNNGAGKTNILEAVSLFSPGRGLRRSSAADMVRRPEGLGWKLKAVLQAPDQAYEIETWSDEGSARQVRIDNKASNQIALGQICRVVWLVPVMDRLWVEAAEGRRRFLDRIALSFDPNHAEATLTYEKAMRERNKLLKDQVRDAAWYRVVEAQMGAAGHRIHSARCAAVQRLAAAQATAETAFPTAQLELVQSEGEMPTSEADLVQALAEGRMRDMAVGRTLVGPHRSDLIGTYARKGIAAKECSTGEQKALLVSLILANARALAASEGAPPILLLDEVAAHLDADRRAALYDEICALGAQAWMTGTGPELFAELGSRAQTFEIGEVDGASQVVSE; from the coding sequence ATGTTGGCCTTAACTGAATTGACTTTGTCCCACTTCCGCTCGCATCTGCGGGCGGAATTGCATTTGGATGGGCGCCCCGTGGCCATTCATGGCAATAATGGTGCCGGCAAGACCAATATCCTGGAGGCTGTTTCACTGTTTTCTCCCGGGCGTGGCCTGCGGCGGTCCAGTGCCGCCGATATGGTGCGCCGTCCCGAAGGGCTGGGCTGGAAGCTGAAAGCGGTCTTGCAAGCGCCGGATCAGGCCTATGAGATCGAGACCTGGTCGGACGAGGGTTCTGCGCGCCAAGTGCGGATCGACAACAAGGCGTCGAACCAGATTGCCCTGGGGCAAATCTGTCGGGTGGTCTGGCTGGTGCCGGTGATGGACCGTCTGTGGGTCGAGGCCGCTGAGGGGCGTCGCCGGTTTCTGGACCGCATAGCGCTGAGTTTTGATCCCAACCATGCTGAGGCGACACTGACTTATGAAAAGGCCATGCGCGAGCGCAACAAGCTGCTGAAGGATCAGGTTCGTGATGCGGCCTGGTACCGGGTGGTTGAGGCCCAGATGGGCGCAGCTGGACATCGGATTCACAGCGCGCGGTGCGCTGCGGTGCAGCGGCTGGCGGCGGCGCAGGCCACCGCCGAGACGGCCTTTCCCACGGCGCAACTGGAGCTGGTGCAGTCCGAGGGCGAGATGCCGACAAGCGAAGCGGATCTGGTTCAGGCTCTGGCTGAGGGGCGGATGCGGGACATGGCGGTTGGCCGGACCCTGGTTGGGCCGCACCGAAGTGATCTGATTGGCACCTATGCGCGCAAGGGGATTGCTGCCAAGGAATGTTCCACCGGGGAGCAGAAGGCACTTTTGGTCTCGTTGATTTTGGCCAATGCCCGCGCCCTGGCCGCCAGCGAGGGGGCGCCGCCAATCCTGCTGCTGGATGAGGTTGCAGCACATCTGGATGCCGATCGGCGCGCCGCATTATATGATGAAATCTGCGCTCTTGGGGCGCAGGCCTGGATGACAGGCACCGGGCCAGAGCTGTTTGCGGAGCTGGGAAGTCGCGCTCAGACTTTTGAAATCGGTGAGGTGGACGGGGCATCGCAGGTGGTCAGCGAATGA
- the dnaN gene encoding DNA polymerase III subunit beta has translation MKISIERGTLLKAVAQAQSVVERRNTIPILANVLIEAEGEVAQFRATDLDIEVVDKAPAQVERAGATTVAATTLHEIVRKLPDGALVTLTADAATGRLTVEAGRSNFSLATLPREDFPVMASSEYHSNFTANAAMLRRLFDKSKFAISTEETRYYLNGVYMHVSDAAEGGKVLRCVATDGHRLARIDAPLPMGAEDMPGVIVPRKTVGEMRKLLDDDDMDIAVSVSETKVRFATPNITLTSKVIDGTFPDYTRVIPVGNTRRLEVDADEFARAVDRVATVSSERSRAVKLQLEEDRLILSVNAPDSGAAEEELAVAYADERLEIGFNAKYLLEIANQVDRENAVFMFNSSGDPTLMREGSDESAVYVVMPMRV, from the coding sequence ATGAAGATCAGCATCGAACGCGGCACACTGCTGAAGGCGGTTGCGCAGGCCCAGTCAGTGGTGGAGCGTCGCAATACCATTCCGATCCTGGCAAATGTCCTGATCGAGGCCGAAGGCGAAGTGGCCCAGTTCCGCGCCACCGACCTGGATATCGAAGTTGTCGACAAGGCCCCGGCGCAGGTTGAGCGCGCAGGTGCCACCACCGTCGCTGCCACAACCTTGCATGAAATTGTGCGCAAGCTGCCGGATGGCGCCTTGGTGACGCTCACGGCGGATGCGGCAACTGGCCGCCTGACGGTTGAGGCCGGGCGCTCGAACTTCTCGCTGGCCACCCTGCCACGGGAAGATTTCCCGGTTATGGCCAGTTCTGAATACCACTCGAACTTCACCGCCAATGCGGCGATGCTGCGTCGGCTTTTTGATAAATCCAAATTTGCCATCTCCACCGAAGAGACCCGCTATTATCTTAATGGCGTCTATATGCATGTTTCTGATGCGGCGGAGGGCGGCAAGGTGTTGCGCTGCGTGGCCACCGATGGTCACCGTCTGGCCCGGATTGATGCGCCGCTGCCAATGGGGGCCGAGGACATGCCGGGCGTGATCGTGCCGCGCAAAACCGTCGGCGAGATGCGCAAGCTGCTGGATGACGACGACATGGATATTGCGGTCTCTGTCTCCGAGACCAAAGTCCGCTTTGCCACCCCCAATATCACCCTGACTTCCAAGGTCATTGATGGCACTTTCCCGGATTACACCCGGGTCATTCCGGTCGGCAATACCCGCCGGCTTGAGGTGGACGCGGATGAATTTGCCCGCGCGGTGGACAGGGTTGCAACGGTTTCATCTGAGCGGTCGCGCGCGGTGAAGCTGCAGCTGGAAGAAGATCGCCTGATCCTGTCGGTCAATGCGCCCGACAGCGGTGCCGCCGAAGAAGAGCTGGCGGTGGCCTATGCGGATGAACGCTTGGAGATTGGCTTTAATGCCAAGTATCTGCTGGAAATCGCCAATCAGGTTGATCGTGAGAACGCGGTGTTTATGTTCAATTCCTCTGGCGATCCGACCCTGATGCGCGAAGGCAGCGACGAAAGCGCGGTCTATGTTGTTATGCCGATGCGCGTATAA